In one window of Tachypleus tridentatus isolate NWPU-2018 chromosome 2, ASM421037v1, whole genome shotgun sequence DNA:
- the LOC143245515 gene encoding uncharacterized protein LOC143245515: protein MYIKLIKELNLKDEEVARLSQIRDEVGAELKELTASLFELAKEGLRSIKGNSIVIEEVNGKNPFSKYLATSVFIQKSYLTDTMAKSVCSGTMKAVPVTYLNYGPLLKACLYAT from the exons ATGTACATAAAGTTGATAAAG GAACTCAACCTGAAAGATGAAGAAGTTGCTCGTCTCAGCCAGATCAGGGATGAAGTTGGGGCAGAGCTCAAGGAACTGACTGCCAGCCTCTTTGAA CTTGCAAAAGAGGGTTTAAGATCTATAAAAGGCAACAGTATTGTGATTGAAGAAGTTAATGGCAAGAATCCCTTCTCAAA ATATTTGGCCACATCTGTATTTATCCAAAAGAGCTATCTTACTGACACCATGGcaaaatctgtctgctctggtaccATGAAAGCTGTGCCTGTCACATATTTGAACTATGGTCCTCTATTGAAGGCTTGCCTTTATGCTACTTAG